In the genome of Meles meles chromosome 4, mMelMel3.1 paternal haplotype, whole genome shotgun sequence, one region contains:
- the CCK gene encoding cholecystokinin has translation MNGGVCLCVLLAVLAAGALAQPVPATDPVGPGAQQEEEAPRRQLRAVQKVDGEPRAHLGALLARYIQQARKAPSGRMSVIKNLQGLDPSHRISDRDYMGWMDFGRRSAEEYEYPS, from the exons ATGAACGGCGGCGTGTGCCTGTGCGTGCTGCTGGCGGTACTGGCGGCGGGCGCCCTGGCGCAGCCTGTACCCGCTACCGACCCGGTGGGCCCAGGGgcgcagcaggaggaggaggcgcCCCGGAGGCAGCTGAGGGCCGTGCAGAAGGTGGACGGCGAGCCCCGAGCGCACCTGGGAGCGCTGCTGGCCAGGTACATCCAGCAGGCCCGGAAAG CTCCTTCTGGCCGAATGTCCGTCATTAAGAATCTGCAGGGCCTGGACCCCAGTCACAGGATAAGCGACCGGGATTACATGGGCTGGATGGATTTTGGTCGGCGCAGTGCTGAGGAGTATGAATACCCCTCCTAA